From the genome of Stigmatopora nigra isolate UIUO_SnigA chromosome 2, RoL_Snig_1.1, whole genome shotgun sequence:
GGCCCTTGTCATCGTCATGGCCTTCAGGTAAGTAATATTCAAAAAGAATTTTCCCACTTATGGTGTATAGTAGAAGGTTAAAATTGGACATTTACTCACTAGAGTAATCCAAGGTAAAACGAACACAGTTTTAGGCCTTTTAAAAGAGCATTTATGTTTCTGGCCGCTATACAGAAGAATTGTtataagtgtttatttttaatcaattaaaagCAATGTTGTTCAAACAAACGAGTGCCGCTTTGTAATGATTGGTTCATTGTCAGTTAGGTAATGATCACTGGTAACCCtctcagttcaaatagattggacatagTTGTTAATGACTGAATTGCATTCTTATGAAAACGTACTAAACACAATGAATGAAATGCACTGAATCACAATTTCTCCCACCTGCAGTGTCTTATCCATGTCCATCCTGTACGTATTGACTCTTCATCATAGAGGAGACGTCCCGGATAAAGATGGGTGTGTCATGCGTTTCAGAAACATACGTCAGcagtaaaatgtttcatttgaacACTGTTAGGTTACCTCTTTCTTCCAAATTTCTTTCTATGTGATCTGTGTCACTCCGCTGTAGCTTTGTTTCCTACCCATGTGCTCTCTACATCTCTTGGATGCCCACCTTCACTGCCACTGTCACTTTCTGTCCGCCTGCATGTTCATGGTATGATGCAGTCCTGCACCCCTCTCTTCACTCTTCCTTCTTTGACTTTCTAAACATTGCTTTAACGTTGATATTTGACTACATGGTTCTTTCAACCTTGTCTCAAAACACGTTGTCTTTATGAACACAAGTGTGGTTTCATGTGTTTGACAGTTACAGTGTATTGTATAATGTGCTTGTGTAGGTCAAAAGCTGCATTGGAATCCTCACGCAAGAGCCAATTTGTTCCACTTTCCACAACGCCTGCACCAGgtaaaatacttattttaagTAGTTAGTACATCTAGTTTTTGAGATGACTTTTACTGAGATATGAGTGCCATCCTGTTTGACAGCTTGCTGTTCAACTACAGTCTTGAACAACCAATCATCCACCACCCTGACATTAAATAACAACCATTCTGCAACAGGTCCGaaagtttttctctaaaaatagcACCAATGATATGAAAAACACTCACGGGTCAGATGAATGAATCATGTTATGTGTTCTGTAGCTCCAGACAACTTGGTTCCAACACCAGGCACCATTAATAAGAAGGCCAAGTCCAGGATAATGGACAAGGATGGCCGCAACAGAAACCGACTCAGTCACACATCTGCTCCGTTATACCTTTCCAAGTCCAAAAGGCCTGCGTCAGCAGACACGGACGGGGCGGGAGTTGTCAACCGTCTGCCCGGCGGACAGCAGCCAGTGCCTCGCAGGCAACGCAGTGTATATTTAAAAGGTAATATCACAAATATGCCTATGTTTACTGGCATTCGAGCACACTGTAGCACCATGTGAACAAACAATGCTTTGTACTGGAATAAACTGCTCATTTTTCCAGGAGGAAGATCAATTCCATCTCTGACTAGTCTTCATATAGTGGAGACGGATCAACAAATCTCAACACAGCATTGTAAAACCCTCAAGAGCTGCAGGTGCACATTGTAGTGTTACATTCCAGTTGACTTAAGCTCTTCCTATTTGTGTTTTGCCACGATAAATACAGGTTTCTATATTACTGTTACTCCTTTTTCTCGCTCTCTCCTCTAGCTACACAATATCCCTTCGTGGAAGCACAAATTCATCGTTATCACAGCTTACTTTGCATATGATGTGAGTACATAACAGACACTACCATACTTAAATGCTGCAGGCCTAAATAGATCAAAAATTAACAACTAACTATacttaatgtattttataatgACCAATTTGGATTATATAATATACACCCATGCACTGGAATATATTGAAGCCTATTTATTGTGTGATTGCAGGGCTACTGACAACGTATGGGTCCAGCAATGTAAGGCCACTAAAGGACGTTTATGTTCCAATCACACTGAAACCGTGCTGCACAGTGGACAGAGACCATCAACACAAGTAAAACCgcttctcaaaaaaaaaatcctgtcacATTTAAACTCAGGTTAAAATTTCTTTGGGCGTTGTTGGCTGATTGTTAACTTTCTTTATTAAGGGCACTCATCACTTCTGGTCACTGCCTTTGTTGTCCTTCCAAGACATCAGCTATCACTTCCGTGTGTCCTCTTCTGTAAGTATGCTGCAAACAgtcatttattgatattttttatatttacatgaagtgttcagtgtttttatttctctTGTTTTGTACTCAGAATGGAATTAGCTGTACCACTGAGGCAGATAAGTCATCATTCTCCGACTACCACTTTGTCATTAAGAGCAGCTGCATGTAAAATGTGAGAGAGAGGATGCCCACCCGCCCCTTCGAGCCCTATAGTGAGCCACATCGACCTGTTGGGTTGCTGTGCTTTTTAATATGCATTTTGTCTCGATATTGTACATTATTCTCAAAGAAAAGTCATGGAAAACTATATATCACTGAATTTGGTGTTGTCTCGCTAATGTTGACATctatttttgctgttgtttgtgTCAGGAAATGTTTGAGATCAATTGATGACTATGTTGAACCATCGTTTAATGCCAGCGTGAAATGATGCTTCTGAGGTTTGAGTGCAAATTACTGATCACAAACATCCCACTGCGCACCAGACTATTCTGGACGACACTATACACATTTTTGTTGACTTTCTATACACTGAAAATATCTTTGCCTCAAAACATTTATAGATTTGTACACTGAGGAGTTAAATGGTACGGTTATGTATGCTTGTATATGTACCTTCTTTTTACCTCAAACAGTCCACACTGCAATTTGTGAGAATACTGCACATATAATTGAGAAACCTTTTAAAATAATGGCAGATTTAGAATATTCCAATTCTACATTAAACTGAAAAAGTATACGTTACTGCACAAACATATTCGTTATTCTTGTATCCTGTATTGAAGGAACCAAGACATGTATAGAATTACATGTGATAAAACTGGATTAACAAATGGATAAAAACTGGAATTTCTATAAAGAATCATATTGTAATATGTCGAACACTGACAAAATGTCACCCtcaaaaaaacactggaaagcTCACACTGAATATTGCCTAAGCAAGTAATGCACGAAAAAAAGTTgcttttccctaaaaaacattgacatattttgatctgcaattttttgtttagtttcaaACTccacaaatgtttaaaatagttTCCTCTTACCCTACAATGTTTATTCTGTATCATCTTGTAACAATTTTGATGTGTGATATAATGTTGGTTATAATATTttctgatttgaaaaaaaaaaagttcttgtgTTATTTCCAATGTTGTGTTTTGAAATGTATTGTCCACACATTTTTGGCAAATTCATTATCTCAGAGGAGAAGCAGCCAtcggagaaaaagaaaatgttctaTTTACTAAATAATACGAATACTCAGAGCAACTATTTTCCTTAACGTATGGCATGTGTGGTTGTCTTGCTTATTTATAATGCACCAACTAGCATCAATGAAACCACTGTAGCACTTTTCGcaccatgtatatatatatatatatatatatatatatatatatatatatatatatatatatatatatatatatatatatatatatatatatatatatatatatatatatatatattcatacatacacACTGTATATAAATAATGACATGCTCTTACTCTTTCTATTTGCTTTAAGTACTCATTATATGTAATCGCATGGAAGCATTGTGTTTAAAACACTTGTgttattatattgtttttaaaatccttttttttgtgcGGATGATGAAACCATTCTTTACATTACTCCATATGAAGTCAAGATACTATATCACTAACTTGAAAACTTAAATACTATCACTGTTGAGCCCACTTTTGTCACTCTTTCCATTGCTTTTATGTCAACAATATGCTGTAATACtgtaaaagcaaataaatatatatgatttgTGGCGCAAGAAGTGTTTCTCTTTATTTTGGCCAGCAGGTGGCAGTCAAGAAACTGGTagatgtccccccccccctgacttttattttgaaactccGTAAAAGCACTTGCTACATCACTAACACGTTAACACGTGACATGGTCACTGTTGACGATCCAATTTTTATCATTTCGGTGATTACCACAGTTTTAAGAATTAAATATTGTAATCATGTATAATATACATATTAGAATAATGCCAATTAGATCTATTTTTCTCTGAAACCTGCAAGACTAAAGTGCGGATATAGTGTCGTACCACGTCACCCGAACCCGGAAAAGATTCGAAAACGAGTCAGTACGTGGCCTTATTATCCTGGACCATATAGAGTGGCATATCTTCATTCGCAATGGTATGATTTTCACTTTTAATCTTTTCACGTGTATGAGTGAGCATCATAACACCAAGGCACGTAGTTATTCCCTAAATCTGTCATTGTTTGAACAAAGTGCAAGGCTCTCGCGTCCAATTCCGAAGCAGTTCTAAGCAATGTGTGAATGCAAACGATTTTGCTGAAATGTTACAAAATGTATGAATTAACGTGCATAAAGGGAATGACCCTTACTCTATGCCTGTTATCTCCTTGCAGGATCTCGAGGCGATGACCAGATACACCAGCCCGGTCAACCCGGCTGTGTTCCCCCATCTGACAGTGGTCTTGCTGGCTATCGGCATGTTCTTTACCGCTTGGTTCTTCGTGTATCCTTTTACCTACTCTTTGGAGACATATTACCTCGGTATTACCTCGGTATTTCCTCAAAACCGGATCATTACATTTGAATGAAATGTCTATGGTTTTGGACATTCGATTTATCACCTCAGGGGTTGCCACATCAAAACCATAGAATCGTGTGACACccaatgaaagggaaaaaaaatcaccaaaactTGACAATTATGTCCATTATGTTATTACAAGCGTTAACAAGTGTTACAAGTGTTATATCTGGCAAATCCAACATTGTATCCATTGGATTTATGGGacctttaaatttttaattacGTATGTTTTGCATTAGTTTCAATACATTGAGGTAAAACAGAAATCTGTAACCATCATTGTACAAATACTATAACAGTTGTACAACAAATTTTTGTAACATATCCATACCCCGGTggtttgagtggttagtgtgccggcctcacagctctgggtatctgggttcaaatccaggttgatcaACCCTGGGCATGCGAGGGTTTTCtccggtactccagtttcctcccacataccaaatgcatgcacggtaggctgattggacattctaaattgcccctaggtatgagtgtgagcgtgaatggttgtccgtctcctggtgccctgcgattggctggtaaccGATTCAGGTCTGtggtccaaagtcagctgggataagctccagcaccccttgcatcCCTattgtggttcagaaaatgaatgaatatatgcaGATGTCAAAGAAAAAGAGTTCCACCTTGACATTACATATCAGCTATGAGGTGACTTCAACCAAATACACCAGAGACATCTACAAAGAGCTGCTTATCTCCTTGGTGGCTGCACTTTTTATGGGCTTCGGTGTGCTCTTCTTGCTACTCTGGGTTGGCATATATGTATGAAGGTAAAGGATGATTTGGAAACTGGTTTTCTGTGAGAAATTGGTGTTTTGGTAGCTGCTAAATTGGCTGTACTGTCTTTTCAGGTGGCTAATTAAAATTTCAGGATGCATTCCAGTGGGACAGACAACAACATAAACACagcaaatggatttttttagttaaatttgACTGCACTGACAATTTGAACTGTTTTCAAATAAAAGGGGGCTTTGTACAACTTCTGCTCTTTAATTGGAGGTTAACCAACTTTACCACTATTCTATTTAAAACAAGGTCTACTACACTAATCCAAGTACGTTAAAAAACTAATCCAAACAAGTCCAAAACAACAACTTGACCTGCGACAGCAGggtttatttttgtgacattcAGACGCCTATTTATGGTTTGTTGCACTTGTGGCACCTAAATCCTGATTAatctttgtgttaaaaatagagCCGTCTGTTTCACCTTGTCTTCACGGTTATACTCGGTGATGGATTACACATGGGATTAGAGAAggattatttaataaaaaagaaaagggaaaacaggAACACAAATGAAAAGATCCTCCACCCTTAAAGATGAGTGGATTCACTCTAAAAATCAACACTGACATTATGTAAACATAAATGCACACTAGGCATGGAGACAAGTGATATTGTGTATAGGTGATAAATAAATCCTAGCGGCAGTCTAAAACTGAGAAAATGCATCGTAACATCATTTTGATTTAGCTAGTCTCCTACTTGCAATACAAAGGCCACATATAACAGATTACCAGACTCAATCCTGATTAATTAAATATGCCACACTTGTGTTACGTACCAGTGGAAACTTTAAAGCCAGCTGCCCTCTAGGCCTTCTTTTATAAGGATGGATGAGTGttataattgctattttttcttCTGTATCTTTGAGCATTAAACTAGACATAAAGGTATTCCTAGAAGTTCCAAtgaggcaagaaaaaaaatgtaaaaccacTTTAAGTCTTGGATGTAAAACAGAAGCTGTTACATATGCCAAATCTTCATCAACAGCGGGATCCTATTGGCTTGATAGCAAATGCAAATCACTGCTCTCAGGCTTTTTGTGGTCTACTGTCGAGCTCTGGCAAAGGCCTCACGTAGCCAAAGAGAGTCTGTGTAGAGTCGAGGGTCCCCCATGTACTCTGCCGTGCGCTTATACAAGTAGTAATACAACACTGCCACTGTAAAA
Proteins encoded in this window:
- the tmem258 gene encoding dolichyl-diphosphooligosaccharide--protein glycosyltransferase subunit TMEM258, producing the protein MDLEAMTRYTSPVNPAVFPHLTVVLLAIGMFFTAWFFVYEVTSTKYTRDIYKELLISLVAALFMGFGVLFLLLWVGIYV